A genomic segment from Pangasianodon hypophthalmus isolate fPanHyp1 chromosome 25, fPanHyp1.pri, whole genome shotgun sequence encodes:
- the ascl1b gene encoding achaete-scute homolog 1b has protein sequence MYFTEMEITKTQISPCAYRLQISDSFAPLQKAATPGSPERAVLKRQRCSSPERLRCTRRLNFGALGLTVPQQQPVAVARRNERERNRVKQVNMGFQNLRQHVPNGAANKKMSKVETLRSAVEYIRALQRLLDEHDAVSAAFRCGVPSPTVSSACSAGPESPRSACSSDESGYEHLNSEEQELLDFAAWFDGF, from the coding sequence ATGTATTTTACGGAAATGGAGATCACAAAGACACAAATAAGTCCTTGCGCGTACCGTTTACAGATTTCGGACAGCTTTGCGCCTCTACAGAAAGCTGCAACTCCCGGCAGCCCGGAGCGCGCGGTGCTGAAAAGGCAGCGCTGCAGCAGCCCGGAGCGCCTGAGGTGCACGCGCAGGCTGAACTTCGGAGCTCTTGGGCTCACGGTCCCTCAGCAGCAGCCAGTGGCTGTGGCCAGGCGCAACGAGCGAGAGAGGAACAGGGTGAAGCAGGTCAACATGGGCTTCCAGAATCTGCGCCAGCACGTGCCCAACGGCGCGGCCAACAAGAAGATGAGCAAAGTGGAGACGCTGCGTTCGGCTGTGGAGTACATCCGCGCGCTGCAGCGGCTTTTGGACGAGCACGACGCCGTGTCTGCTGCCTTCCGGTGCGGAGTCCCGTCTCCCACGGTCTCGAGCGCTTGCTCTGCTGGCCCAGAGTCCCCCCGCTCCGCCTGCTCCTCTGACGAGAGCGGATACGAGCATCTAAACTCGGAAGAACAGGAGCTGCTGGACTTCGCCGCATGGTTCGACGGGTTCTAG
- the si:ch211-210p4.6 gene encoding malignant fibrous histiocytoma-amplified sequence 1 homolog, protein MPIFNGCSNRKLEVNLAGRRLKLLPSDLFQKGQDVDKADLQKNRLKEVTRISCLSNLTELNLSRNELVEFPKEISELQQLVRLYMNQNNIKSIPNNIFPSLKKLQFLKMSTNKLRQLPSDMNKCENLIYLNLSNNRLRDVQPLVGLGRLNELYVENNRLIELPQALFQTQNLEKFKANSNPLRKPPETICVGGLKDIQNYFEMLEVSSFTIRTIKTMFLGSSMAGKSTVCRSLRHGCPVEVAEDDRTVGIEIQQFLNTDGVRFLFWDFAGQEEYYFTHHVFITPQAFVILAVDLSKYDAECFREKVGFWINNIQLKVPNAVVLLLGTHVDCCSDEMEVHDKKRDIEERVNQMLFERKESLEQQRKNLEELEDPSLFYEQMCVIERLEEYKLQVLDLIAIDCKKPEDINRLLHYINGVVLDTDKFPFLEQTLPQCYKDVENAIQDHLDSGNIPQHGIVTQREILAHLIISHNELDLDKLRIILQYLHRTGIIMWYWDIPDLMDMVFVKPSFLISLFKAIVRHDLVSMLKEISRRDLKRVNSLEKHRDAWIEDFTNKATLSNVAIRILVHAELKRSGVDDEELIDEIVGTKKKAGNLIRLLQHFDVCLPTKESAQLNPRAPEFCPNRKWQPSSPDVCEPKGACLFPSFLQRDNLDVMQMWGQDNLEDITVQVYFLPEIPHGFFHRLVIRICSIYFTFWIGKEQCLYTSGNRRLLVREHTGKGDQFIEIRGKHSDMSTAADILKAWDMIKVIMMQLAQLTQQWRGLCQYVHSPCKHKGCKAYFEWADWQDWIVPDACEQFNMDPEDKMTCRNGHTRRTELLFPARSYADLKN, encoded by the exons ATGCCTATTTTTAATG GCTGTTCCAACAGAAAACTGGAGGTAAACCTGGCAGGAAGGAGACTGAAATTGCTTCCTTCAGATCTGTTTCAGAAAGGCCAGGATGTTGACAAGGCAGACCTGCAGAAGAACAGGCTTAAGGAAGTTACTAGAATCTCTTGCTTGTCAAACTTGACAGAGCTCAATCTGAGCCGGAATGAGCTTGTTGAGTTTCCTAAGGAGATTAGCGAGCTACAGCAGCTGGTCCGGCTGTACATGAATCAGAACAATAtcaagagcatacctaataacATATTCCCATCTCTGAAGAAACTGCAGTTTCTAAAGATGAGCACAAACAAGCTTAGGCAATTACCATCAGACATGAACAAGTGTGAAAACCTCATCTATCTAAACCTGTCCAACAACCGCCTGAGGGACGTGCAGCCTCTGGTGGGTCTTGGTCGACTAAATGAGCTCTATGTGGAGAACAACCGGCTGATAGAACTTCCACAAGCTCTCTTTCAGACACAGAACTTGGAAAAATTCAAAGCAAACAGCAACCCACTTAGAAAGCCTCCTGAAACGATTTGTGTAGGTGGTTTGAAGGATATTCAAAACTACTTTGAGATGTTAGAAGTAAGTTCATTCACTATCCGTACCATTAAAACAATGTTCCTGGGGTCCTCCATGGCTGGAAAATCCACTGTGTGTCGTAGTCTGAGGCATGGTTGCCCTGTAGAGGTGGCTGAAGATGATCGCACTGTGGGTATCGAAATCCAACAATTCCTCAATACAGATGGAGTTCGCTTCCTTTTTTGGGACTTTGCAGGACAAGAGGAATACTACTTCACTCACCACGTCTTCATAACGCCCCAGGCCTTTGTCATTCTTGCTGTTGATCTTTCCAA GTATGATGCTGAGTGTTTCAGAGAGAAAGTGGGCTTTTGGATAAACAATATACAGCTCAAGGTCCCAAATGCAGTGGTCTTGTTATTGGGCACTCATGTTGACTGCTGCTCTGATGAGATGGAGGTGCATGACAAGAAGAGAGACATTGAGGAGCGGGTGAACCAGATGTTGTTTGAGCGAAAAGAGAGCTTAGAGCAGCAAAGAAAGAACCTTGAGGAATTAGAGGACCCTTCTCTATTCTATGAACAGATGTGTGTTATTGAGCGACTTGAAGAATACAAATTGcag GTCCTTGACCTTATAGCCATTGACTGCAAAAAACCTGAAGACATTAACAGGTTACTACACTATATCAATGGAGTGGTCTTAGATACAGACAAATTTCCTTTCCTGGAGCAAACACTACCACAATGCTACAAGGATGTGGAAAATGCTATTCAGGACCACTTGGATAGTGGCAATATTCCTCAACATG GAATAGTGACTCAAAGGGAAATCCTGGCCCACTTAATTATTAGTCATAATGAGTTGGACCTTGATAAGCTGAGAATTATTCTGCAGTACCTGCACAGAACTGGAATTATTATGTGGTACTGGGACATCCCAGACTTGATGGACATGGTGTTTGTTAAACCATCATTCCTTATCTCATTGTTCAAG GCCATTGTTAGACATGATTTGGTCAGTATGCTGAAAGAGATTTCCAGGAGAGATCTGAAGAGGGTGAACTCACTCGAGAAGCACAGAGACGCATGGATTGAGGACTTCACAAACAAAGCTACTCTGAGTAATGTGGCCATCAGAATCTTGGTGCATGCAGAACTCAAGCGGTCAGGTGTTGATGACGAAGAGCTGATTGACGAGATAGTTGGGACCAAGAAGAAAGCTGGGAATCTTATCAGGCTGCTGCAGCACTTTGATGTTTGTCTACCAACTAAAGAAAGTGCTCAACTCAACCCTAGAGCCCCAGAGTTTTGTCCAAACAGAAAATGGCAGCCATCAAGCCCTGATGTGTGTGAACCAAAAGGAGCCTGTCTATTCCCGAGTTTCCTTCAGAGAGACAATCTGGACGTAATGCAGATGTGGGGACAGGACAACCTGGAAGACATCACTGTCCAAGTTTACTTTCTCCCTGAGATACCTCATGGATTCTTCCATag GCTGGTCATCAGGATATGCTCGATTTACTTCACCTTCTGGATCGGCAAAGAGCAGTGTCTTTACACCAGTGGAAACAGACGTCTCCTGGTCAGAGAGCACACCGGGAAAGGAGATCAGTTCATTGAGATCCGGGGCAAACACAGCGATA tgtcCACCGCAGCAGATATCCTAAAGGCATGGGACATGATAAAGGTGATAATGATGCAGCTGGCTCAGCTCACGCAGCAGTGGAGAGGCCTGTGTCAGTACGTGCACAGCCCTTGCAAACACAAAGGCTGCAAAGCTTACTTTGAGTGGGCAGACTGGCAAGACTGGATTGTTCCTGATGCATGTGAACAATTTAACAT GGATCCAGAGGACAAAATGACTTGTCGTAATGGACACACTCGcagaactgaactgctgtttCCTGCTAG AAGCTATGCAGATCTGAAGAACTGA